The Hyphomicrobium sp. 99 genome contains the following window.
CAGCATGATCGAGGCCGGCCACAGTATCTTCTCGGAAAACGCGCTCGTACCGGGTCAGGAAGTTCGCATAACGCTCATTCCATCTCTGTCCGATCCGCGGAAGATGGAGCCAGCGCGCTACTCTATTTTCTCCGACGGCCACGATCATCTCGTCACCGTCAGCCGCAGCGCCGCTGGCGAATTCGTGGGATCATCGCAACCGCCCTTCGACGCCGAGCTGCAGCAAATTGCCAATAGCGACGGCGACGATCCGCAGAATGTCAGCCTCTATGCGAGCGTCTATCTCGCTGGCCTGACGCAGAGCCTGCCGGCCGATACCATCTCGAAGGTTCTGAGCATCAACGCCTTCGATACCGACTTCCGACGCCGCGTACGCCCGGGCGATACGCTCGAGATGTTCTTCGACATGAAGGATGATCAATCGACCGACGGGAACCCCGGAGAACTTCTCTACACAGCGATCTCGAGCGGCGGCGCCGTCTATAAATTCTATCGCTTCCGCTCGGCCGACGGCGTCGTCGACTACTACGACGAAGACGGCAACAACTCGAAAAAGTTTCTCGTCCGCAAGCCCGTGCGCGGCGAGGATGTGCGCCTCACTTCAGGCTTCGGCGTGCGCTTCCATCCACTACTGAACACGCGAAAGATGCACACCGGCGTCGACTGGGCATGCGCACCGGGCACACCGATCATTGCCGCCGGCAACGGCACGATCGAGGAAGTCGGACACAAAGGCTATTACGGCAATTATATCCGTATCCGTCACGCCAACGGCTATCAGACCGCTTACGGCCACATGAGCCGCTTCGGGAACGTCACGCCGGGCATGAAAGTCCGTCAAGGCCAAGTCATCGGTTTCGTCGGATCGACCGGGTTGTCATCAGGCCCGCACGTGCACTTCGAAGTGCTCGTCAACAATCGCTTCGTCGATCCGATGTCGATTCAGGTGCCGCGCGAAAGAAAGCTCGACGGCAAGGACCTCGCCGAGTTCCAGAAGGAACGCGCCCGCATTGAAGATTTAATGCGCCGCGCACCCGTCATGACGGCGAACAAATAGCACCGCCTATTTGAACTTGATTTTTCTCAGCTCGATCGTCCGGCCGCCCATATGTGCCACGCGACGCGGTGAAGCTGACGTTTGTGCAGTTTCGAGAATAATCGCACGCGTAAAATCCTCGGAAACCATTTGTGAATGCTCTGATGGAAAGCTCGGGTCGCCATCAAATTTCGAATCGCGGAAGATGTTGGCAGGGTCTCAACACGCGTCCGCGGGGGACGAAATCACCGAGGGAACAGGAGCTATGAAAACCTTTGCAGGATGTGTGGTCGTCGCCGCAGGACTTATCCTCGCGCCGGCCGCAGCAAACGCATACGAGCGCGTCACCGACGCAGCATTGGGCGGATTGGCCGGAGCCGTCGTGTTCGGCCCCGTTGGTCTCGTTGCAGGCGGCGTGATCGGCTACACCGCCGGGCCGAACATCGCTTGCAAGATCGGAGCGAAACGCTGCTACCGACGCGCCCACTATCGCCGCGCCCGCAACTAATTAAACTCCTTAATCTCCGCGATCGGCGGCCGGCTCCACGGAGTGGAGTCGCCGATCGCAAACAAAAATTTCCTCACATCTTTTCGCCCTTCTTCGTGTCCTGCTTGAGGAAGGCAATAATCTTCGCGCGCTCGCCAGCGTCCGACAGCCCACTGAAAATCGCGCCCATGTTGTTGCCCGGCACGACGGCGTTCGGATTTGCGATCCACTGGTCAAGATTCTTCTCATTCCATGTGATGCCCGCACCCTTGAGCGAGTCGGAATAGGGGAAGCCAGGAACTGTTCCGGCTTTCCGGCCGACGACACCGTAAAGCGTCGGGCCCAATCGATTGTCGCCCTTATCGAACGAATGGCACTCGCGGCAATGGCCGTTGAAAGCGAGTTCGAGATCGTCGTTCGAGTTGCTTTGAGCGAGAAGGGTAGCGGTCGTGCCGAGACCGTAGAGAGTCGCTGCCGCAGCGACGAGCGCGATGCCGGCCTGAAGGGAGATTTTTTTCATGGGCCCCTGGGTGAGGATTGGAGAGTAAGTATCGAAAATTGATACGCAGCGAATGCTTTAAAAACTTCACAACGTTCGCCCCCGTTGCTCTCCGTCGCCTTACAAATGCGACAAGCTCCGCACGCGCGCGATCCCCACAATCGCCGGGAATAAGCAGACCGGCCGCCGAGTCTACCCTTTCGATCCGCCAATTTGCGGACCTCGCAGAAAGGGATACTCATGGACGATAATGAACACGACGACGGATTGAATCGCCGGCACGCGCTGGAATGCATGATCTGGGCGGGAACGGGCGTGCTTTGGACAGTCGCTGGCGGCGTTCCAAAATCTTTATCTTTGCTCGACCGCGCCGAAGCGGCAGAAGCCGCGCAGTCGGGCTTCACCTTCCTCCAGATTTCCGACAGTCACGTCGGCTTCAACAAAGCAGCAAACCCTCACGCGCTCGATACGCTCAAAGAAGCAGTGGGCCGGATCAACGTCTTGCCCGCCAAGCCGACATTCATGCTCCATACCGGCGACAT
Protein-coding sequences here:
- a CDS encoding M23 family metallopeptidase: MLQSRKKVSAATEGAFAPDDDTRLLPTNAYAGRGGSFFQHIYEAESHAEPAAGGRFRWILSTCLAATIGAMAILIVVYGSSDDGDRSNDGLLPALKSLGEGVMVPQIALTPKNAGGLKWVTPKSDRLQLTTGALSTRYIIHESSKSRRDSREYVRQKPYARIVARLAPVPADKKSDIPTFNPFKLYGSGQPSELGEDADDNAGSGLSRSDVSTKVVELLGGILPEEDGQELDAQEVQDIVERGADPGHSGENVGDGSGLPLDGVAGSGPALPTQGTDSWQPKAATADNLNTTDIFKSTEAPDEPSDDLEGGQVIVVKVGPQDTLAKILAKAGAPEWDVHSMIEAGHSIFSENALVPGQEVRITLIPSLSDPRKMEPARYSIFSDGHDHLVTVSRSAAGEFVGSSQPPFDAELQQIANSDGDDPQNVSLYASVYLAGLTQSLPADTISKVLSINAFDTDFRRRVRPGDTLEMFFDMKDDQSTDGNPGELLYTAISSGGAVYKFYRFRSADGVVDYYDEDGNNSKKFLVRKPVRGEDVRLTSGFGVRFHPLLNTRKMHTGVDWACAPGTPIIAAGNGTIEEVGHKGYYGNYIRIRHANGYQTAYGHMSRFGNVTPGMKVRQGQVIGFVGSTGLSSGPHVHFEVLVNNRFVDPMSIQVPRERKLDGKDLAEFQKERARIEDLMRRAPVMTANK
- a CDS encoding cytochrome c family protein, giving the protein MKKISLQAGIALVAAAATLYGLGTTATLLAQSNSNDDLELAFNGHCRECHSFDKGDNRLGPTLYGVVGRKAGTVPGFPYSDSLKGAGITWNEKNLDQWIANPNAVVPGNNMGAIFSGLSDAGERAKIIAFLKQDTKKGEKM